In the Hordeum vulgare subsp. vulgare chromosome 7H, MorexV3_pseudomolecules_assembly, whole genome shotgun sequence genome, one interval contains:
- the LOC123411117 gene encoding uncharacterized protein LOC123411117 yields MLTSKLPIYMRERESDVQQGGVGTTPSSSWTLRHHFATEMATVPPRGISHDEIVVDVVPAVDPPPPGPGIKSAPPPPGHEIKSDPAPKGPEIKSAELMRDLSKYILLLATLVATVTYAAGFNPPGGVWQDTDDAAGRLAGDSIIRTTSYRRYLVFYYCNATAFASSLVVIVLVLFLALLRERNTWISMRPLLAVMVLDLVSVMGAYAAGTCRDKLTTIYSLVLVGLVVLYLVGQMALASFWSDKYFYSSDDPTGDKRLRKVLMLLATFAVSVTYIAGMSTPGGFWDDPESGHRPGDAILKDSHGKRLTTFLCFNAMAFVASLLIIVVLLDRKPRLNEAYGCIAIALISLVGAYTAGSCRETDTTIYVISLVGAVIAFIIFLRAVIYFKENVPVVGKFMRDTRATCFWAKIEDLHDSVSGRLPVPRTPSLRTINSRKAADKASSLVLLLATLAAAITYQAGLDPPGGVWQDNGQGHMAGDPILLTANPRRYKAFFYCNSVAFVASLVAIILVQNKLLLETHVLEAAMILDLFGLIGAYAAGSCRDVSTSIYAMALAGGVLVYVVIHVVFFTLDHTDTITPQEIEMVEKRRKRLLLFAVLAATVTYQAGLTPPGGFRLHDDGSSGYQAGDPVLLNNFPRRYTAYFYCNSVSFMLSIALIILLVNPHLYRPAIRSYALAICTAVGMFGLMGAYAAGSTQHLKTSIYIFALVVVVLLVIAALFLLFLRKNRNGDTSSQPKPETSDDEEKTKYAKQKYLMLLGILVASVTYQAGLDPPGGAWQHSSEWYDAGNPVMHDNRRPRYLAFFYSNSTSFVASIVVIIILLLEWKNKKKWSLRVLSTTIVLDLLALLVAYAAGSSRGWKTSAYVIALIIAVLAYIAIHVILAFLCSHHDDSSQPSENPPIQERGNGGNPA; encoded by the exons ATGCTGACGAGCAAGctgcctatatatatgagagagagagagagtgatgtTCAGCAGGGAGGTGTTGGCACAACTCCCTCCAGCAGTTGGACCTTGAGACACCATTTTGCTACGGAAATGGCGACCGTGCCACCACGCGGCATCAGCCATGATGAGATCGTTGTGGACGTCGTCCCCGCGGTGGATCCTCCTCCTCCAGGTCCTGGGATCAAGAGTGCCCCGCCTCCTCCGGGCCATGAGATCAAGAGTGATCCAGCTCCTAAGGGTCCTGAGATCAAGAGTGCCGAGCTCATGCGGGACCTGAGCAAGTACATCCTGCTGCTCGCTACGCTGGTGGCCACGGTGACATACGCTGCGGGGTTCAACCCGCCGGGAGGCGTCTGGCAGGACACTGACGacgccgccggccgcctcgctGGCGACTCCATCATCCGAACCACGAGCTACCGCCGTTACCTGGTGTTCTACTACTGCAACGCCACCGCGTTCGCCTCGTCGCTGGTGGTCATCGTCCTCGTCCTCTTCCTCGCCCTCCTGCGGGAGAGGAATACATGGATCAGCATGCGGCCGCTGCTGGCAGTCATGGTGTTGGACCTGGTGAGCGTCATGGGGGCCTACGCCGCCGGCACCTGCCGTGACAAGCTCACCACCATCTACTCCTTGGTGCTAGTGGGCCTCGTCGTCCTCTACCTTGTCGGTCAGATGGCGCTGGCCTCCTTCTGGTCAGATAAGTACTTCTACTCCAGTGACGACCCCACCGGTGATAAACGGCTCCGCAAGGTCCTGATGCTACTCGCAACGTTCGCGGTGAGCGTCACCTACATAGCCGGGATGAGCACGCCAGGTGGCTTCTGGGACGACCCCGAGAGCGGCCACCGCCCCGGCGACGCGATCCTCAAGGACAGCCATGGCAAGCGCCTGACGACCTTCTTGTGCTTCAACGCCATGGCGTTCGTGGCATCGCTGCTCATCATCGTGGTGCTTCTGGATAGGAAGCCCCGCTTGAATGAGGCCTACGGGTGTATCGCCATTGCGCTGATCAGCCTCGTCGGCGCATACACAGCCGGCAGCTGCAGGGAGACCGACACCACCATCTATGTCATCAGCCTGGTCGGTGCTGTCATCGCGTTCATTATATTCCTCCGAGCTGTCATTTATTTCAAAGAAAATGTGCCTGTTGTTGGAAAGTTCATGAGAGACACAAGGGCTACCTGCTTCTGGGCCAAAATCGAAGATCTCCATGACTCCGTGTCAGGAAGGTTGCCAGTAccaaggactccaagtctgcgcaCTATTAATAGCAG GAAGGCAGCGGACAAGGCTAGCTCCCTTGTTCTGTTGCTCGCCACTCTTGCAGCGGCCATCACATACCAGGCAGGGTTGGACCCGCCGGGTGGAGTCTGGCAGGACAACGGCCAAGGGCACATGGCCGGCGACCCAATCCTCCTGACGGCGAATCCTCGGCGGTACAAGGCCTTCTTCTACTGCAACTCCGTCGCCTTTGTGGCATCCTTGGTCGCCATCATCCTGGTCCAGAACAAGCTTCTGCTCGAGACCCACGTGCTGGAGGCAGCCATGATATTGGACTTGTTTGGCCTCATCGGTGCGTACGCCGCCGGGAGCTGCCGGGATGTAAGCACCTCCATTTACGCCATGGCCTTGGCAGGGGGCGTCCTGGTCTACGTGGTGATCCATGTCGTCTTCTTCACGCTGGACCACACCGACACCATAACCCCACAGGAAATTGAGATGGTGGAGAAGAGGCGCAAGCGGCTGCTCCTCTTCGCGGTCTTGGCAGCGACCGTCACTTACCAAGCCGGGCTGACTCCTCCAGGCGGTTTCCGGCTCCATGACGATGGGTCTAGTGGGTATCAAGCAGGTGACCCGGTCCTCTTAAACAACTTCCCCCGCCGCTACACTGCCTACTTCTACTGCAACTCGGTGAGCTTCATGCTGTCCATTGCCCTTATCATACTGCTGGTGAACCCACATCTATACAGGCCCGCCATACGAAGCTATGCGCTCGCTATTTGCACGGCGGTAGGCATGTTCGGTCTGATGGGGGCCTATGCTGCCGGAAGCACACAGCATCTCAAAACATCCATCTACATCTTCGCCTTGGTGGTTGTGGTTCTCTTGGTTATAGCTGCACTGTTCCTATTGTTCTTGCGTAAGAATAGAAATGGAGACACCAGCAGTCAACCGAAGCCAGAGACCAGTGACGATGAAGAAAAGACGAAATATGCCAAGCAAAAATACTTGATGCTGCTAGGAATCCTTGTGGCAAGTGTTACTTACCAAGCCGGCCTAGATCCGCCCGGGGGAGCTTGGCAGCACAGCAGTGAATGGTACGACGCAGGCAACCCGGTCATGCATGACAACAGGAGGCCCCGGTACCTCGCCTTCTTCTACAGCAACTCTACATCCTTTGTGGCGTCCATTGTTGTTATCATCATTTTGCTACTGGagtggaagaacaagaagaaatggtCGCTCAGGGTGTTGAGCACAACGATTGTGCTAGATTTGCTCGCCCTCCTAGTGGCCTATGCAGCAGGGTCCAGCAGGGGGTGGAAGACGTCTGCGTATGTCATTGCACTGATCATTGCCGTGCTGGCCTACATTGCAATTCATGTAATCCTGGCATTCTTGTGTTCACATCATGATGACAGTTCTCAGCCCTCGGAAAATCCTCCGATACAGGAGCGGGGGAACGGTGGGAATCCCGCATAG